In one window of Serinus canaria isolate serCan28SL12 chromosome 18, serCan2020, whole genome shotgun sequence DNA:
- the RHOT1 gene encoding mitochondrial Rho GTPase 1 isoform X9, with product METILPIMNQYTEIETCVECSAKNLKNISELFYYAQKAVLHPTGPLYCPEEKEMKPACIKALTRIFRISDQDNDGTLNDAELNFFQRICFNTPLAPQALEDVKNVVRKNLSDGVADNGLTLKGFLFLHTLFIQRGRHETTWTVLRRFGYDDDLELTPEYLFPPLKIPPDCTTELNHHAYLFLQSIFDKHDLDRDCALSPDELKDLFKVFPYMPWGPDVNNTVCTNERGWITYQGFLSQWTLTTYLDVQRCLEYLGYLGYSILAEQESQASAITVTRDKKIDLQKKQTQRNVFRCNVVGMKGCGKSGVLQALLGRNLIRQRQIRAEHKSYYAINTVYVYGQEKYLLLHDVSDSDFLTDAETICDAVCLVYDVSNPKSFEYCARIFKQHFMDSRIPCLVVAAKSDLHEVRQEYSISPAEFCKKHKMPPPQAFTCNTADVPSKDIFVKLTTMAMYPHARLRCMCACNRCTFCICQNFLNSDLLQSVKNKLFTAVLNRLRAYLAEVGAMLVADEESRIMQQVHAVHSVEDSIFMESSLGPRLLEDRHVTQADLKSSTFWLRASFGATVFAVLGFAMYKALLKQR from the exons aTGAAACCTGCCTGTATTAAAGCACTGACTCGCATTTTTAGAATTTCTGATCAAGATAATGATGGTACTCTCAATGATGCAGAACTCAACTTCTTTCAG aGAATTTGTTTTAATACACCACTGGCGCCTCAGGCTTTGGAAGATGTAAAGAATGTAGTCAGGAAAAACCTAAGTGATGGAGTTGCAGATAATGGATTGACATTAAAAG gttttctttttctacacACACTTTTCATTCAGCGAGGAAGGCATGAGACAACTTGGACAGTTTTGCGTCGCTTTGGCTACGACGATGACTTAGAGCTCACACCAGAGTACCTGTTCCCTCC CCTAAAAATTCCCCCTGACTGCACAACAGAACTAAATCATCATGCATACTTGTTTCTTCAAAGTATTTTTGATAAACATGATTTG GATAGAGATTGTGCTTTATCTCCTGATGAATTGAAAGACTTGTTCAAAGTCTTCCCTTACATGCCATGGGGACCTGATGTGAACAACACGGTTTGTACAAATGAAAGAGGATGGATCACATATCAAGGGTTTCTCTCGCAGTGGAC ACTAACCACATACCTGGATGTGCAGCGTTGCCTGGAGTACCTGGGTTATTTAGGGTACTCCATACTTGCAGAACAAGAATCTCAAGCATCAGCAATTACAG tgacaaGAGATAAAAAGATAGACCTCCAGAAGAAACAGACTCAGCGAAATGTCTTCCGATGCAATGTTGTTGGAATGAAAGGCTGTGGGAAAAGTGGAGTTCTTCAAGCTCTTCTTGGAAGAAATCTAATA agACAGAGGCAAATACGTGCAGAACACAAATCTTACTATGCCATTAATACAGTCTATGTATATGGACAGGAAAAATACTTGCTG CTACATGATGTCAGTGACTCAGACTTTTTAACTGATGCTGAGACCATATGCGATGCTGTCTGCCTGGTATATGATGTCAGTAATCCGAAATCCTTTGAGTACTGTGCCAGGATTTTTAAG CAGCACTTCATGGACAGCAGAATACCATGTTTAGTGGTAGCTGCCAAGTCCGACTTGCATGAAGTTAGACAGGAATATAGTATTTCTCCTGCTGAATTCTgcaaaaaacacaaaatgccTCCACCCCAAGCCTTTACTTGTAATACTGCTGATGTGCCGAGTAAGGATATCTTTGTAAAACTGACAACTATGGCAATGTATCC CCATGCCCGGTTACGCTGTATGTGCGCCTGCAACAGGTGTACATTTTGCATCTGTCAGAACTTCCTCAACTCAGACTTGCTGCAATCTGTAAAGAACAAACTCTTCACTGCAGTTCTTAACAG GTTAAGAGCCTACCTAGCTGAGGTGGGGGCCATGCTGGTAGCAGACGAGGAGAGCAGGATTATGCAGCAGGTGCACGCCGTCCACTCTGTAGAAGATTCCATCTTCATGGAGTCATCTCTTGGTCCACGTTTGCTTGAAGACAG GCATGTGACACAAGCAGACCTCAAGAGCTCAACATTCTGGCTCCGAGCAAGTTTTGGTGCTACCGTGTTTGCAGTTTTGGGTTTTGCCATGTACAAAGCACTACTAAAGCAGCGATGA